From the Rhodoferax sp. WC2427 genome, one window contains:
- a CDS encoding NYN domain-containing protein, whose product MKKTTIYIDGYNLYYSRLKGTPYKWLDIVALFRDRILFPQDPTAEVVCIKYFTAPVKASYAQHGEASNHAQTQYLRALESKYGGLVQVIKGFHIFEPTRLPTHQPGVDPNKSSVSPVWMIEEKQTDVNIALHAYRDAVRGDADQVVICSNDSDMEPAMRMIREDVPGVAIGLVMPLRDTSSMAGKVPNKRLTKQAHWVRHHIRDDELALSQLPQNVPTKKKPACKPVHW is encoded by the coding sequence TATCGACGGCTACAACCTGTACTACTCCCGCTTGAAGGGGACGCCGTACAAGTGGCTAGACATTGTTGCGCTCTTTCGTGATCGCATCTTATTTCCGCAGGACCCCACTGCCGAGGTCGTGTGCATCAAGTACTTCACAGCGCCCGTCAAGGCTTCTTATGCTCAGCATGGCGAAGCATCTAACCATGCGCAGACCCAATATTTACGAGCACTGGAGTCTAAGTACGGTGGCTTGGTTCAAGTGATCAAGGGTTTTCATATCTTCGAACCCACCAGGTTGCCAACCCATCAGCCTGGTGTTGACCCGAACAAAAGTAGCGTTTCACCAGTCTGGATGATCGAAGAAAAGCAGACAGACGTAAACATTGCCTTGCATGCCTACCGTGATGCTGTTCGTGGTGATGCTGATCAAGTGGTGATCTGCTCCAACGACAGTGACATGGAGCCGGCTATGCGCATGATCCGTGAAGACGTGCCTGGTGTAGCTATTGGGCTGGTGATGCCTCTCCGGGATACCTCGTCTATGGCGGGAAAGGTGCCGAACAAACGCTTGACGAAGCAAGCACATTGGGTTCGCCATCATATTCGTGACGATGAGTTGGCGTTGTCCCAACTACCTCAGAATGTGCCGACCAAGAAGAAGCCAGCCTGCAAACCGGTGCACTGGTGA
- a CDS encoding alkene reductase, with amino-acid sequence MLFTPHQFGRLTLENRVVMAPMTRSRADQPGDVPNALMATYYAQRAGAGLIVSEGTPISEVGRGYSMTPGIYTPAQVAGWKQVTDAVHRNNGKIFVQLWHVGRRSHSSISGFTPVSASSAKDPDKVYGPLPTGGFGMIETEKPRAMTLADIEDTIEDFVAAAENAMEAGFDGVELHAAHGYLIDQFMRLGSNTRTDGYGGSQEKRIRLLVEITEAVVSAIGADKVGIRVSPFVTEGYAEVDPEIPAVTLKALEALAPLDLAYIHFSENISRYTAMPEEYRQRVREVYRNPIMVAGKYTHETAQAMLESGLADLVAFGQPFITNPDFVARIQQGFELTPVNYDAHATFYGGDGKGYTDYPAYAEVGTGSAKLSFSDQPSHEF; translated from the coding sequence GTGCTATTCACCCCCCATCAATTTGGTCGACTTACGCTTGAAAACCGCGTTGTTATGGCCCCCATGACCCGTTCACGGGCAGACCAACCCGGCGATGTGCCCAACGCACTAATGGCAACCTACTACGCGCAGCGTGCGGGTGCCGGCCTGATCGTTAGCGAAGGAACCCCGATTTCAGAGGTGGGTCGAGGCTATTCCATGACGCCGGGCATTTACACACCCGCTCAGGTAGCGGGCTGGAAGCAAGTCACCGACGCGGTGCACCGCAACAACGGGAAGATCTTTGTACAACTGTGGCACGTGGGTCGTCGCTCCCATTCGTCAATTTCGGGGTTTACGCCGGTGTCCGCGTCCTCGGCAAAGGATCCGGACAAGGTCTACGGACCTCTACCCACCGGTGGCTTTGGAATGATCGAGACTGAGAAACCTCGCGCAATGACCCTCGCGGATATCGAGGACACCATCGAGGACTTTGTGGCGGCAGCCGAAAACGCCATGGAGGCCGGCTTTGACGGCGTAGAGCTGCATGCGGCTCACGGTTATCTGATTGACCAATTCATGCGACTTGGAAGCAACACCCGGACCGACGGCTACGGTGGTAGCCAGGAAAAGCGGATTCGCTTACTTGTGGAGATCACCGAAGCCGTCGTCAGCGCGATCGGTGCCGACAAGGTAGGAATTCGCGTATCGCCATTTGTGACTGAGGGCTACGCGGAAGTGGATCCAGAGATTCCTGCTGTGACATTGAAAGCCCTCGAGGCATTAGCACCTCTGGACCTGGCCTACATCCACTTTTCGGAAAACATCTCCCGATATACCGCCATGCCCGAGGAGTATCGACAAAGGGTTCGCGAGGTCTATCGCAACCCGATCATGGTCGCCGGGAAGTACACGCATGAAACCGCGCAGGCAATGCTGGAAAGTGGCCTCGCCGATCTAGTGGCATTTGGTCAACCATTCATCACAAACCCTGATTTCGTGGCGCGAATCCAGCAAGGGTTCGAACTCACACCGGTGAACTACGACGCACACGCGACGTTCTACGGCGGCGATGGAAAGGGCTATACCGACTACCCCGCTTACGCAGAGGTCGGTACTGGGTCGGCGAAATTATCATTTTCGGACCAACCATCACACGAGTTCTGA
- a CDS encoding LysR family transcriptional regulator, whose translation MEVFVQVVESQNFSAAARRLSMTPSAVSKLVARLEARLGARLLVRSTRGIYLTPEGASFEARAKEILESIAVAEREASRTSTPRGKVRVNANVPFGRHCLIPLIPTLLQRYPDIRLDLVLSDQVVNVREEKTDIAIRTGPLKDMSLVSRDLGSSQYVVVASPEYLRRHGVPTEPASLAAHNCLEFGFSRHTRTWPFTDAGGRAAVVPLGNLQVSDGESMRMLALEGVGIARLAHFHVSQDIVAGRLIPLFEQFNPGDVEAVHAVFVGPGLELPARVRVVLDFLYETVKIEP comes from the coding sequence ATGGAGGTGTTTGTGCAGGTCGTGGAGTCCCAGAATTTCTCTGCGGCCGCAAGGCGGCTGTCCATGACTCCGTCGGCTGTGAGTAAGTTGGTCGCTCGGCTGGAAGCGCGCCTTGGCGCACGTCTGTTGGTGCGTTCGACACGTGGCATTTATCTGACCCCGGAGGGGGCCAGTTTTGAAGCCCGCGCCAAGGAAATTCTGGAATCGATAGCGGTAGCCGAAAGGGAAGCATCTCGCACATCGACACCGAGAGGTAAGGTTCGCGTCAACGCAAATGTGCCTTTCGGTAGGCACTGCCTTATTCCACTCATTCCCACGTTGCTTCAGCGCTATCCCGACATCCGCCTGGACTTGGTGCTAAGCGATCAGGTCGTCAATGTGCGTGAGGAAAAAACGGACATAGCCATCCGAACTGGGCCGCTAAAGGACATGAGCCTGGTGAGCAGGGATCTGGGTTCAAGCCAGTACGTGGTGGTGGCCTCGCCAGAATATCTCCGGCGCCATGGAGTTCCCACCGAGCCGGCTAGCCTTGCGGCCCACAATTGCCTGGAGTTCGGATTTTCCCGCCACACCCGGACGTGGCCTTTCACTGATGCAGGTGGTCGCGCTGCCGTGGTTCCTCTGGGGAATCTTCAGGTCAGCGACGGAGAGAGCATGCGTATGCTGGCACTTGAAGGGGTTGGCATTGCACGCCTCGCCCATTTCCACGTATCTCAGGATATCGTTGCAGGGAGATTGATTCCGTTGTTCGAACAGTTCAATCCTGGCGATGTCGAGGCAGTCCACGCGGTCTTTGTGGGGCCTGGACTGGAGTTGCCCGCCAGGGTTCGTGTGGTGCTCGACTTTCTGTACGAAACCGTGAAGATTGAGCCTTGA
- a CDS encoding TetR/AcrR family transcriptional regulator translates to MKNKTNVDGGQPMTTVVAVEAVAPSVRRRLAPEDREHLIVQKAIAFFANHGFEASTRDLAKELEITQSLLYRYFPTKDALVERVYEEIFVRRWNPEWEEWLADRSMVLGDRLKKYLQDYARFILRSEWVRIFMFAGLTRGGINQKYLSRLRERHFKVIAREMRHSFSIPDPANAQEEEDELELVWAMHSSVFYIGVRKWVYEQPVPKNLERAIAFRVDAFLGGTPAVLKESRSGRT, encoded by the coding sequence ATGAAAAATAAAACCAATGTCGATGGTGGCCAACCGATGACAACCGTAGTTGCTGTGGAGGCGGTGGCTCCGTCGGTGCGCCGTCGTCTGGCACCGGAGGACCGTGAACATTTGATCGTTCAGAAAGCTATCGCTTTTTTTGCGAATCACGGCTTCGAAGCGAGCACGCGAGACCTCGCCAAAGAACTGGAGATCACGCAGTCACTGCTCTACCGCTACTTCCCAACGAAAGATGCGTTGGTGGAGCGCGTGTATGAGGAGATCTTTGTTCGGCGCTGGAATCCTGAATGGGAGGAGTGGCTTGCGGACCGCTCTATGGTGCTGGGAGATAGGCTCAAAAAGTACCTACAGGACTACGCCCGATTCATTCTCCGTAGCGAGTGGGTTCGTATCTTTATGTTCGCAGGCTTAACGCGCGGAGGGATTAACCAAAAATACCTTTCGCGGCTGCGGGAACGGCACTTCAAGGTGATTGCCCGCGAGATGCGGCACTCCTTCAGCATCCCTGACCCCGCAAATGCCCAGGAAGAAGAGGATGAACTGGAGCTCGTCTGGGCCATGCATTCCAGCGTCTTTTACATCGGGGTTCGCAAATGGGTTTATGAGCAACCCGTCCCGAAGAACCTGGAACGGGCCATTGCATTCCGAGTGGATGCGTTCCTTGGCGGTACCCCCGCTGTGCTGAAGGAATCGCGAAGCGGCCGCACTTAG
- a CDS encoding VOC family protein translates to MSISKLGHYSVRTADLKAAVRFYTRVLGLREGFRPAFNFPGAWLYNGADEADFGVVHLIGVDPGSPQGLLDYLGDKADTTGTGAIDHLAFIATDVRGFRARLELDEIAFRERTVPGLGLHQVFFEDPSGVTIEMNFPAHEVA, encoded by the coding sequence ATGTCCATCTCAAAACTAGGCCACTACTCGGTACGAACTGCGGACCTCAAGGCGGCCGTGCGGTTTTACACGCGTGTATTGGGATTACGCGAGGGCTTCCGTCCAGCCTTCAATTTTCCCGGTGCGTGGCTGTACAACGGCGCTGACGAAGCGGACTTTGGGGTGGTCCACCTCATTGGGGTAGATCCAGGCAGCCCGCAGGGCCTGCTCGACTACCTCGGTGACAAGGCTGACACGACCGGAACCGGTGCGATTGACCATCTTGCCTTCATCGCCACCGACGTTAGAGGTTTCAGAGCACGTCTGGAGCTTGATGAGATAGCTTTTCGGGAGCGCACCGTTCCCGGGCTTGGGTTGCACCAAGTCTTTTTCGAAGATCCGTCAGGGGTGACGATCGAAATGAATTTCCCCGCCCATGAAGTCGCCTAG
- a CDS encoding sugar ABC transporter substrate-binding protein, whose amino-acid sequence MTPKLNNYLLRSLPAIACVAVAATASLTYAADTFLPACYKPAAGVTSTISYPARKGPYRVALVNGHTGIPWRMQMIQQTRAWAARPDVAKDIKELKVVSTGADVASQIAAIDNFIQAGYDAIAFIAVNPKAFDAVIRRAKKAGTVLVSFDNPVDSPDVVRITPEWIEFEGDIKTKAVVDLMPVKKGRVLEVRGLPGNSTDRDRHAGVRKILDQYKDISVTEVTGNWDTGTVQKVVADAIAVNGKFDAVVCQHGCRGVTNAMKAANHPPVPVGGDAENGFVKALVDQKIPGISVSTSPGQGPVAMNAAIALLQGKALPSLVNLPTPNVLTKDMKPNVNYFPDLPDSYETVSSYGSCGISFTPDEINKFNPDNN is encoded by the coding sequence ATGACCCCCAAGCTGAACAATTACCTGCTTCGCTCCTTGCCTGCAATTGCATGCGTTGCCGTGGCTGCAACCGCATCGCTTACCTATGCTGCGGATACCTTCCTGCCCGCGTGTTACAAGCCTGCCGCTGGTGTGACATCGACCATTAGTTACCCGGCGCGCAAGGGGCCTTACCGCGTGGCCTTGGTTAATGGGCATACCGGGATTCCATGGCGGATGCAGATGATCCAGCAGACCCGTGCTTGGGCTGCTCGGCCGGATGTTGCAAAGGACATCAAGGAGTTGAAGGTTGTCAGCACCGGGGCTGATGTCGCCAGCCAAATAGCGGCAATCGATAACTTCATCCAGGCGGGCTACGACGCCATTGCGTTTATCGCGGTCAATCCGAAAGCGTTCGATGCGGTGATCCGCCGTGCAAAGAAAGCTGGCACCGTACTGGTGTCGTTTGACAACCCAGTGGATAGCCCTGACGTTGTGCGGATCACACCCGAGTGGATCGAGTTCGAGGGCGATATCAAGACCAAGGCTGTTGTCGACTTGATGCCTGTGAAGAAGGGGCGGGTACTCGAAGTTCGGGGGCTACCTGGAAATTCAACCGATCGTGATCGCCACGCAGGCGTACGCAAGATTCTGGACCAATACAAAGATATTTCGGTGACTGAGGTAACCGGGAATTGGGATACCGGAACCGTGCAGAAAGTCGTCGCTGACGCAATAGCCGTCAACGGGAAGTTCGATGCCGTGGTGTGCCAACACGGCTGTCGAGGGGTGACCAATGCGATGAAGGCGGCGAATCATCCGCCGGTTCCAGTTGGCGGCGATGCCGAGAACGGCTTTGTCAAGGCTTTGGTCGATCAGAAGATTCCTGGCATTTCTGTATCCACGTCCCCCGGCCAAGGGCCCGTTGCGATGAATGCGGCTATCGCTTTGCTTCAAGGGAAGGCTTTGCCTTCTCTCGTGAACCTGCCGACTCCTAACGTTCTGACCAAAGACATGAAGCCGAACGTCAACTACTTCCCGGATCTTCCCGATAGCTACGAAACGGTGTCCAGCTATGGCAGTTGTGGGATCAGCTTTACACCCGACGAAATCAACAAGTTCAACCCCGACAACAACTGA
- a CDS encoding sugar ABC transporter ATP-binding protein: MNTNYLQLIGVSKRYGGITALSDVSFQAASGSIHAILGENGAGKSTLMKTLAGVVRPDTGVVRLDGTELSMSGPLQALDHGIVCIFQELSLVPHLSVADNICLANPPRNVLGLIDRRRQHELAREALAQIGCDRQIDLQERCIDLPLSQRQIVEIAKAIIRRPRVLILDEATSALTAEDVEKVMQLLRKLRDAGTCVLFISHRMHEVDALADTCSVFRNGEHVSTFPAGSKPHEEIVRLMIGRPIAQVYPAKPLPPAVASAPYLEVQDLRFGTQLKGVNLSVRPGEIVGLGGLDGQGQRELMLALGGLLRDVRGHIRVGEQHTAPSGPRGGKQQGYRMALIPEDRKTEGLMLAQSIHDNLGIAALDRVSRWGVVDQREETTLIGNLVKTLQIKAPDTGIAVSTLSGGNQQKVVLAKWLATEPRLLLLMDPTRGVDVGTKQEIYRLFRDLAAKGLAILFYSTDCDELIGLCDRVLVMYDGKVQASLTGSELNEEKILMHAMNLEQPRAPGHASANDSPTHATNWECAA; encoded by the coding sequence GTGAACACGAACTACCTGCAGTTGATAGGGGTAAGCAAGCGGTATGGAGGCATTACGGCGCTCAGCGACGTTTCCTTCCAAGCCGCGAGTGGCTCCATTCACGCCATTCTTGGAGAAAACGGCGCTGGCAAGAGCACGCTGATGAAGACGCTGGCTGGGGTTGTGCGGCCCGACACCGGTGTGGTGCGTCTAGATGGGACTGAACTGAGTATGTCCGGCCCTCTGCAAGCGCTTGATCACGGCATTGTCTGCATATTCCAGGAACTATCCTTGGTTCCGCATCTGAGCGTAGCCGACAACATATGCCTTGCGAACCCGCCCCGGAATGTCCTCGGACTCATAGATCGCCGCAGGCAGCACGAGCTCGCCAGGGAGGCGTTAGCCCAGATCGGTTGTGACCGGCAGATAGATCTGCAGGAGCGTTGCATCGATCTGCCACTTTCACAGCGGCAGATCGTTGAAATCGCCAAGGCCATTATTCGCCGACCACGTGTACTGATTCTCGACGAGGCAACGTCTGCGCTGACGGCCGAGGATGTGGAGAAGGTGATGCAACTGTTGCGCAAACTGCGTGATGCGGGCACCTGCGTGCTCTTTATCTCGCACCGCATGCACGAAGTCGACGCGCTTGCGGACACGTGTTCCGTGTTTCGTAACGGAGAGCATGTGAGCACCTTCCCTGCAGGTTCAAAGCCGCACGAGGAAATCGTCCGCCTCATGATTGGACGTCCCATCGCGCAGGTCTATCCGGCCAAACCTTTGCCACCGGCCGTCGCATCGGCGCCCTACCTTGAAGTGCAGGATCTTCGCTTCGGGACGCAACTGAAGGGCGTCAACCTTTCGGTGCGTCCCGGCGAAATCGTCGGTCTAGGTGGGCTGGACGGCCAGGGTCAGCGTGAGCTGATGCTGGCACTAGGTGGGCTGCTGAGGGACGTACGCGGACATATCCGTGTGGGCGAGCAACACACAGCACCGAGTGGCCCACGAGGAGGTAAGCAGCAGGGATACCGCATGGCGTTGATTCCTGAAGATAGAAAGACCGAGGGCCTGATGTTGGCCCAGTCAATTCACGATAACTTGGGTATCGCGGCACTGGACCGTGTCAGCCGCTGGGGCGTTGTCGATCAACGAGAGGAAACGACGCTGATAGGCAACTTGGTGAAGACGCTTCAGATCAAGGCCCCCGATACCGGGATCGCTGTTTCAACTCTATCGGGAGGGAATCAGCAGAAAGTTGTTCTCGCCAAATGGTTGGCGACGGAGCCGCGGTTGCTGTTGCTTATGGATCCGACGCGCGGCGTAGATGTCGGGACCAAGCAAGAGATCTATCGCCTGTTCCGCGATCTTGCGGCGAAGGGCCTAGCGATCTTGTTCTATTCCACCGACTGCGATGAACTCATTGGCCTGTGCGACCGGGTCTTGGTGATGTACGACGGCAAGGTTCAGGCTTCGCTGACTGGTAGCGAACTGAACGAGGAAAAAATCCTCATGCACGCCATGAATTTAGAGCAACCGCGGGCCCCGGGGCACGCATCGGCGAACGACAGTCCGACACACGCTACCAATTGGGAGTGCGCAGCATGA
- a CDS encoding ABC transporter permease: MKNPSLYVRHNARTLLALVLLAGLLVAFLIIHPRGVSPSVLTAWSNQGVALALVAIGQTIVVLTSGIDISIGAIMALSNCVASELVQGDPTQVALGVVAVLLVGTVCGMANGLIIVYARIQPIVATLATGTIYTGVALLVRPTPGGDVSGALSDAMTGTLGDLIPTSLVALAVAVILVWEPLRRSLTGRTLFALGSAEQAAYMSGLSVDKAKVVAYAAAGLFAAMAGLFLGFQTASGDAAVGLPYTLNSVAAVVLGGTALSGGVASVIGTIAGAFMLRTIGSLMFFTGVPPLAQPLFEGLVLICAVALGSFRLLRIRNRLEIFK, from the coding sequence ATGAAAAATCCAAGCCTCTATGTGCGACACAACGCAAGAACGCTTCTAGCGTTGGTGCTGTTGGCAGGACTGCTGGTTGCGTTCTTGATCATTCATCCACGCGGAGTATCGCCAAGCGTGCTCACAGCATGGTCGAACCAAGGTGTGGCCCTGGCATTGGTCGCAATTGGCCAGACGATTGTGGTGCTGACCAGTGGTATCGACATCTCCATCGGCGCCATCATGGCTTTGAGCAACTGCGTCGCGTCGGAACTGGTGCAGGGCGATCCCACCCAGGTGGCATTGGGGGTTGTTGCGGTGCTGCTGGTTGGTACGGTGTGTGGCATGGCGAACGGACTCATCATTGTCTACGCCCGGATCCAGCCGATTGTCGCCACCCTTGCGACGGGGACGATCTACACCGGAGTTGCGCTGCTGGTAAGACCTACGCCAGGTGGAGATGTCAGCGGTGCTCTCAGTGATGCCATGACGGGCACTTTGGGGGATCTCATTCCCACTTCGTTGGTGGCTTTAGCTGTGGCTGTTATTTTGGTGTGGGAGCCGCTTCGCCGATCTCTGACCGGGCGCACGCTATTTGCCCTCGGGTCCGCGGAGCAAGCGGCATATATGTCCGGGCTCTCGGTCGACAAAGCCAAGGTTGTGGCCTATGCAGCAGCCGGTCTGTTTGCTGCGATGGCAGGACTTTTCCTGGGCTTCCAGACGGCCAGTGGCGACGCCGCTGTCGGTCTTCCTTACACGCTGAATTCCGTCGCCGCTGTAGTGCTCGGTGGCACTGCACTCAGCGGTGGCGTCGCCAGCGTCATCGGAACGATCGCCGGGGCATTCATGCTTCGCACCATTGGCAGCTTGATGTTCTTCACGGGTGTCCCGCCTTTGGCGCAGCCTCTATTTGAAGGATTGGTGTTGATCTGCGCTGTGGCTCTCGGGTCCTTCCGACTGCTTCGCATCCGTAACCGCCTGGAGATATTTAAATGA
- a CDS encoding ABC transporter permease — MITLPMQRHLKTPTGAVLVALMVLLLLGGAINSQYFSPTYLLLQLQSGAFLGAIAAGATLVILLGHIDLSVPWTLTVAATVATSVARAHGGIWAELGPLAGLAAGACIGLLNGVGVAYLRIPSLIWTLAVNTILLGAVAFYAGNTVVSSAPSPGMALLGAGKIFGVVPNAVLVWIVVSIVIVWVLRRTLMGRYIYAVGTREIAAHMSGINTRQVILGAFVASGICSAMAGLLLAGYAGQSYQRMGDPFLLPGIAAVVVGGTSILGGRGRYSGTVAGVLLITLMSSMLSLLRVPEAVKQISYGLVILAMVGLYSRKQGA; from the coding sequence ATGATTACCCTGCCCATGCAACGTCACCTTAAGACCCCAACCGGTGCGGTTCTCGTAGCGCTCATGGTGCTCCTCCTTTTGGGTGGAGCTATCAACAGCCAATACTTCTCGCCGACGTATTTGCTTCTGCAACTGCAAAGCGGTGCATTTCTCGGGGCTATCGCTGCAGGCGCAACACTGGTCATCTTGCTGGGGCACATCGATCTGTCGGTACCTTGGACACTGACTGTGGCGGCCACCGTTGCCACGTCGGTGGCACGTGCCCACGGCGGAATCTGGGCAGAGCTTGGACCCCTTGCAGGACTTGCTGCTGGTGCGTGCATCGGTTTGCTCAACGGGGTAGGGGTTGCGTACTTGCGTATCCCCTCGCTAATCTGGACTCTGGCGGTCAACACCATCTTGCTCGGTGCCGTGGCGTTCTACGCCGGGAATACCGTTGTGTCCAGCGCGCCTTCGCCGGGAATGGCCCTTCTTGGAGCGGGCAAGATTTTCGGCGTTGTTCCCAACGCGGTCTTGGTATGGATCGTCGTGTCCATAGTGATTGTCTGGGTCTTGCGGCGGACCCTGATGGGTCGCTATATCTATGCGGTCGGCACCCGCGAGATAGCCGCCCACATGTCTGGGATCAACACACGCCAGGTCATCCTGGGAGCATTTGTCGCATCTGGTATTTGCAGTGCTATGGCCGGGCTGCTTCTCGCGGGCTATGCCGGCCAGTCATACCAGCGTATGGGAGACCCTTTTCTGTTGCCCGGTATTGCCGCGGTGGTCGTGGGCGGCACCAGCATTTTGGGTGGACGGGGGCGTTACAGCGGTACGGTCGCAGGCGTCCTGCTCATCACACTGATGAGCAGCATGTTGTCGCTTCTACGTGTGCCTGAGGCGGTGAAGCAGATCTCCTATGGACTGGTCATTCTTGCCATGGTCGGCCTGTATAGCCGCAAGCAAGGTGCCTGA
- a CDS encoding SDR family oxidoreductase, with amino-acid sequence MFKKRALIVGVTGIVGNNLARQLLSEGGWEVHGISRKPPKGLSQLRHIAVDVLDAEATRNALAEARVTHVFFCTWTRMPTEVENCRVNGAMVRNVLQAVCSAKHATVQHVALVTGTKNYLGPFDMYARNKPETPFREDQPRLPIDNFYYVQEDVVFELAERHGYGWSVHRPHTIVGYAVGNAMNIGVTLAVYASVCQATGRPFIFPGSPTQYAGLSDVTDARLLAKHLVWAAVTPEARNEAFNVANGDVFRWQRLWGVIGNYFGMDAAPYPGQPVPLQQQMADMEPLWEQLVQTQRLQPNRLGELASAWHTDLDLGRPMECVNDMNKSRNFGFLGFQDTQRSFLDLFDQLRHERIIP; translated from the coding sequence ATGTTCAAGAAACGTGCACTTATTGTCGGCGTCACGGGGATTGTGGGAAACAACCTCGCGCGCCAGCTTCTGTCCGAGGGGGGGTGGGAAGTCCATGGAATTTCCCGTAAGCCGCCCAAAGGGCTATCGCAGCTCCGGCATATCGCAGTCGATGTGTTGGATGCCGAAGCAACGCGCAACGCACTTGCAGAGGCCCGCGTCACCCATGTCTTCTTTTGCACTTGGACTCGGATGCCCACCGAGGTTGAAAACTGCAGGGTCAATGGTGCAATGGTACGTAACGTCCTACAAGCAGTCTGCAGCGCCAAGCACGCCACAGTGCAACACGTGGCATTGGTCACCGGCACGAAGAACTATCTTGGTCCATTCGACATGTATGCGCGGAACAAGCCTGAGACACCGTTCCGTGAAGACCAGCCCCGCCTGCCTATCGACAACTTCTATTACGTCCAGGAGGACGTTGTATTCGAGTTGGCGGAGCGCCACGGCTATGGATGGAGCGTTCACCGCCCACACACCATCGTCGGCTACGCGGTGGGCAATGCCATGAACATCGGAGTCACTCTAGCGGTATACGCCTCGGTTTGCCAGGCGACCGGGCGGCCTTTCATCTTTCCTGGTTCCCCGACGCAGTACGCAGGGCTGTCCGATGTCACAGATGCACGGCTTCTGGCCAAGCATCTTGTGTGGGCGGCCGTAACGCCAGAGGCTCGCAACGAAGCATTCAATGTGGCCAATGGCGATGTGTTTCGCTGGCAAAGGCTCTGGGGTGTCATAGGGAACTACTTTGGAATGGACGCCGCCCCCTATCCCGGCCAACCGGTGCCATTGCAGCAACAGATGGCGGACATGGAGCCACTGTGGGAGCAGCTTGTGCAGACGCAGCGCCTGCAGCCCAACCGTCTTGGTGAACTAGCGTCTGCCTGGCATACGGATCTGGATCTAGGCCGTCCTATGGAGTGCGTCAATGACATGAACAAAAGCCGAAATTTTGGTTTCCTGGGCTTCCAGGACACGCAGCGTTCGTTCCTGGATCTGTTTGACCAGTTGCGACATGAACGAATCATTCCCTGA
- a CDS encoding SDR family NAD(P)-dependent oxidoreductase yields the protein MDKSMNGRVAIVTGAGAGIGFETTRQFLAEGVRVVAADLDISALNAQPNDSLHAVKLDMREAAAAEMLTHEALQRFGQIDILFNNAGVATARDGFLKISDDDWQATFNLNLMGYVRMSRAVLPHMLERKRGALIHCASETGRIPHPLLPDYSVSKAAILMLSKILATEFTGQGVRSNVVSPAHVRTALWDRPGGFLDSLAAKYGSGREEAVEIFLKTANIPSGRLGRPEDVAAAVLFLASDQADFITGVELAINGGVTKFV from the coding sequence ATGGATAAAAGTATGAACGGCCGTGTCGCGATCGTCACAGGCGCGGGCGCAGGTATTGGATTCGAAACTACGCGGCAATTTCTTGCCGAGGGCGTACGAGTGGTTGCAGCCGACCTTGACATCTCTGCACTCAATGCGCAGCCGAACGACAGCCTGCACGCCGTCAAGCTTGATATGCGTGAAGCCGCCGCCGCTGAAATGCTGACACATGAGGCTTTGCAGCGTTTTGGGCAGATTGACATCCTCTTCAACAACGCCGGTGTTGCGACTGCGCGGGATGGGTTCTTGAAGATCAGCGACGACGACTGGCAGGCGACCTTCAACCTCAATTTGATGGGCTATGTCCGCATGAGCCGTGCAGTCTTGCCCCATATGCTGGAGCGCAAACGTGGCGCGCTCATCCATTGCGCATCCGAGACCGGGCGCATTCCCCACCCACTTTTGCCCGACTACAGCGTTTCTAAGGCCGCGATTCTGATGCTGTCGAAAATCTTGGCAACTGAGTTCACCGGCCAGGGCGTGCGCTCGAATGTCGTTTCGCCCGCACATGTGCGTACGGCCTTGTGGGACCGACCTGGAGGGTTCCTTGATTCTTTGGCGGCCAAGTATGGTTCTGGCCGGGAGGAGGCGGTAGAAATTTTTCTGAAGACCGCAAACATTCCTTCCGGTCGCCTCGGCCGCCCCGAAGATGTCGCCGCGGCGGTTCTTTTTCTTGCCTCGGATCAGGCTGACTTCATTACCGGGGTTGAGCTAGCGATCAATGGTGGCGTCACAAAGTTTGTGTGA